Sequence from the Bremerella volcania genome:
GGTCATTCGTAACGAACTGATGGCCTGCATCGCCTTGAGTATGTCATCCGCCGACTGAAAGCGTTCGTGCCTCTCGGGGTGAATCACTTTCCAGAGAAACTCAACGACTGGTTGTGGCAAATCACCACAAGTCGACTGAGCGTACGAGCGAGGGTCTTGAGCCATCGTTCCGCGCGGGGGCGTGGACGCATTCCAGGGATACTTGCCTGTGATCGCTTGATACAGCGTCACACCAAACGCATATAAATCACGATCCTGAAGGTCAGTCCGAGTCGGCTCGACGCCCAGTTCGTAGTCCGGTGGAAGGTACTTGCGTGTTCCACCATGCTGTTCGGTTTCTTCGCTGACATCGACCGACACATTGAAGTCGATAATCTTGACACCTTCCGACGTCCACAGCAGGTTTCGAGGTTTGATGTCGCAGTGGTAGACGTTGTGCTTGTGTAGGTGTGCCAGACCCTCCACGACCTGTTTGCCCATTTCCCATGCGTCGCCCCGTTGCAGCGCATGGTTTTCAATCAGCCCACCAACGTCGTAGCCTTCAACGAAGTCAAACGCGATGAACGGCAGGTCACCGGCAAGGAATCCGGGAGTGATAACCTTCACTACATAACGGTGCTGAGGAAGTTGGTCGAGCAGCATTGTCTCTTGCTTGACCTTCTCGATCGAAGAATAACGACCAGGCAGGATGATCTTGACGACAATCGGGCGTTCACGAAGCGAGTCAAATACTTTGTAGACGACACCAAAGCCGCCTGAGCCCAGCTTTTCCAGGACCTTGTATTGTTTAGTGAGATCGTAGCCGGCGGGAAGGTCTTTGAAATTGACAATGGAATCGTCCGAGTCTTCTCCACCGGTCTCAGGTTCTTCTGTTGAGGGTGGTTCGCCGTCGCCAGAGTCGCTCGGTGGTGCAAGAATCTTTTCGAGTTCGGTGAGGGCTTCCTTTGCGCTGGGACGCTTGTCTTTGTTGAAAGCGCACATGGCTTGCAACCACTCATCGAATCCATCAGGCAAGTCCGGCTGATGTTTGGAAGCGACGACGGAGAAGACACAGCTCTGATCCATCATCTCGCTGGCATTTCCGAACGGTCGCTCGCCCGTAAACAACTCGTAGAGCACAATGCCGAGAGAGAAGACGTCGGAAGCCGTTGATGCCTGACTCGGATGGCCGCCCGCTTCGGAACGACACTCCAGCGGTTGATAATCGCTCTCCAGATCATCAACGATCTCAGACGCAATCGTTGATGTCCGTTCATTCCCACCTCGGGCGTGGTCAAAGTTGATCAGTCTCGCCTGTCCGTCAATTCCAAACAGAATTGTGCTCGGACAGATATTCCGATGGATTACATTGTGGGCGTGTGCATGAACAAGCCCACTCAACAGGTCCTGAGCCACACGAACTTTCTGATCGAACGTCAGCGCCATATCCGGGCGCTCGATGTGCAACCGCAGAGCTTGGCCGCTCATGTCCTCCACTACTAGCACGTAGCGGTCTTCGTCCTCATTGGGAAAGAAGTCCCGAGCCGCCTGAATCGCAGGATGCGTCGGTAAGGAGCTGAGTGCCTTATAGGCGTTGGAGATACGCCGAAGTTCCGCCGCCTTTTCTTCATCGGTGGCGTACGGGTCGACGGAATAAACACGCAGTACAACGCGGCCCCCACTCTTGCCGACATACGTGTTGTATGCGCGGAACTCGGAGAAGTGGTCCGTCCCTCCCAGCTTCTCACTGACAACCCAGCTGCCATACCGGGCCGGTCCCTGAATCGGTTTGGCGCTTCCCTGAATGGCTTTGATCGTGTTGCCGGTGTATTTCTTGATATTGTTCAGGAAGCGGTCGGGAATCCGTTTGTTGTCCTGAAAGAAGCGGGCGCTTTTGGCGAGCGTCGTAGTATTCGGAGCATCCTTGCCTGTGGAATCGGACAAATGAGCGGTGGGGGCCGTCAGGATGACAGCTGCATCGCAGTAGACCTTCCGCAAATTCGGATCGGCATGATTGCTGTCGCCGATCAAGCCGCTCAGTGCCTTGGCGTGTCCCCGCAACTTCGGCAAAGGGGAACTGAACGGCTGGCGTCCTTCGGGATACCATTTGCTCCCATAGACGTCGATATTGCCATTCGTCCCTTTGACGTCGACCAGATAAACCGCGTGCGGCGCGATGATCGCGAGGTCGATCTCAAAGATCTCGTTACCGCGTCGGATTTCAAAGTTGTGGAGAATGGTGTAGGTATCGGGCAAATGATCGCGCAGGTGAGCAATCGCCTGCCGTTCCGAGTCGTTGACCGGTTGTCCGATTGCGATCACCTTGGCCATCAGGCGTTCTCCTCGATTGCTTGTTCCACCAGAGAGATGCCCTCGCGTTCTGCGTGCAAGGCTTCATCGAGGCAATCAACGATCTCACGCGCCGCCGACACAAACTTCTGTCGAATACTGTGCTTGCTCCAAGGAACCATGAGATCTGCAATCAAGCCACAATCCAAACTTGGGATTGATGTTCCAAATGCCGTTGCAATCGCAGCGTAATAGCCAGGTTGAGTGGCAAAGATTGCCCAAAGATACAGGGCATCCTCGTGCGTATGACATCGCACCCTTACCAAGTGCTCCGAAGCTGCCCAACCGTAATTTGTTGGTAGCGGGAGCACACTACGTCCAATGATGCCCCCCAGCTGACCACTTCTTGGAAGCAGCACGTCTCGATCCGTGAGGATCAGTTTTTCCAGATGTGGTGTCCGATTGGAAATCAAATACTCGGCAGCCGGTTCCAGTCGAAATACAGCGGATGACGAGAGGAACGGTATCCCGAATGCCTGATCGTCCACTTTCATTCGGGCTCCTCGATTCGGCTCAAAAACATCCTCGACGTGATCGCCAAGAGCTACCGCATCTTTATGAGATGCCAAGGAGTGCCTTGCAGCCTGTACGGCGGAGCTATGATGAAAGGCGTCCATTCTCCTCGTAAGTTTCAACGCAGACGTCTTAGTGAAGACGGAACGCAGAGTCCGACGTTCCCATCCA
This genomic interval carries:
- the mads6 gene encoding methylation-associated defense system protein kinase MAD6 produces the protein MAKVIAIGQPVNDSERQAIAHLRDHLPDTYTILHNFEIRRGNEIFEIDLAIIAPHAVYLVDVKGTNGNIDVYGSKWYPEGRQPFSSPLPKLRGHAKALSGLIGDSNHADPNLRKVYCDAAVILTAPTAHLSDSTGKDAPNTTTLAKSARFFQDNKRIPDRFLNNIKKYTGNTIKAIQGSAKPIQGPARYGSWVVSEKLGGTDHFSEFRAYNTYVGKSGGRVVLRVYSVDPYATDEEKAAELRRISNAYKALSSLPTHPAIQAARDFFPNEDEDRYVLVVEDMSGQALRLHIERPDMALTFDQKVRVAQDLLSGLVHAHAHNVIHRNICPSTILFGIDGQARLINFDHARGGNERTSTIASEIVDDLESDYQPLECRSEAGGHPSQASTASDVFSLGIVLYELFTGERPFGNASEMMDQSCVFSVVASKHQPDLPDGFDEWLQAMCAFNKDKRPSAKEALTELEKILAPPSDSGDGEPPSTEEPETGGEDSDDSIVNFKDLPAGYDLTKQYKVLEKLGSGGFGVVYKVFDSLRERPIVVKIILPGRYSSIEKVKQETMLLDQLPQHRYVVKVITPGFLAGDLPFIAFDFVEGYDVGGLIENHALQRGDAWEMGKQVVEGLAHLHKHNVYHCDIKPRNLLWTSEGVKIIDFNVSVDVSEETEQHGGTRKYLPPDYELGVEPTRTDLQDRDLYAFGVTLYQAITGKYPWNASTPPRGTMAQDPRSYAQSTCGDLPQPVVEFLWKVIHPERHERFQSADDILKAMQAISSLRMTAPEETEGTITWKVPSTLDSAAKPNTNPFVDVLLTLYSQGRNNKGTRGLTLDGEIYVETALDRELIPASLDGEFRLVIITGNAGDGKTAFLQKLEQQAKSDGATVTPAPRGNGATFELKGRKFRSNYDGSQDEGDVTNEAVLTEFLEPFQGDDASAWPTDETRLIAINEGRLVDFLESHAEDYPHLLTLVRQGLESGVPDDGIAMVNLNLRSVVANSSDGQPSILERLLKRMTHKKFWKRCDSCDLRERCYVLHNVKTFQDDTAGPLVTERLKTLYTLSDLRGRQHVTLRDLGSSLSFMIAGTRNCEEIHELYASGNPREIANSFYFNSWMGGESGSADRLLSLLAEIDVGKATDPRLDRALDFQSPDQLKGLLGFDQRGQYDTEIFSRLYNDLPWNHSGQASRDRFFTHQSYVSMAKRRHYFERIDDSWRRMLPYQSAGQMLQVVRGEVPPEDVLQSLIRAINLGEGLTNPERMKGKLVLQVRDVPNGAMRSYRLFPAERFQLQVDDSASRARFVEHMPTSLILSFHSEAGLVASLDVNLDVFEMLYRLNHGYRPTVEELQGYYLSLAIFKNLLSSAPYQEVLLTTTGHDFFRVEREESGRLNLEHVGTEV
- the mads5 gene encoding methylation-associated defense system restriction endonuclease subunit S MAD5; the encoded protein is MKLMNSRHPVKASWIREMAYRLDARPFISGALEARKTLEGLGAKKDQLITLTRDGMKGIYHAGREGRTWVDDPNHGVPFLSSTDILNADLSTLSLMAKRQVKKKPQFVIHEGWTLITRSGTIGRTVYARSEMDGMACSEHVMRVVPDESLVPSGYLYAFVSSKYGIPIVVSGTYGSIIQSIEPEHIATLPVPRFGKSTEHRVHELITRAAELRCRAGAVRQELVNAVESFIGWERRTLRSVFTKTSALKLTRRMDAFHHSSAVQAARHSLASHKDAVALGDHVEDVFEPNRGARMKVDDQAFGIPFLSSSAVFRLEPAAEYLISNRTPHLEKLILTDRDVLLPRSGQLGGIIGRSVLPLPTNYGWAASEHLVRVRCHTHEDALYLWAIFATQPGYYAAIATAFGTSIPSLDCGLIADLMVPWSKHSIRQKFVSAAREIVDCLDEALHAEREGISLVEQAIEENA